From Spartinivicinus ruber, the proteins below share one genomic window:
- a CDS encoding DUF1285 domain-containing protein, with translation MSQAHINPAAIAASIEQAINHPSLPPVSQWQPSLCGDIDIVIKSNGQWFFHGTPINRPQLVRLFSTVLRKEQTDFYLVTPVEKLKITVEDAPFVVVAVAIRDENHQQQLVFTTNVGDKVVLDTDHPLQVRSVAEQPKPYILVRDQLEALINRNVFYELVDKAEEKEIAGDYHLGLWSNGQFFSLGLASEG, from the coding sequence ATGAGTCAAGCACATATTAACCCTGCAGCCATTGCCGCGAGTATCGAACAAGCCATTAACCACCCCTCACTGCCCCCTGTTAGCCAATGGCAGCCTAGTCTCTGTGGTGATATTGATATTGTCATTAAAAGTAATGGTCAATGGTTTTTTCATGGCACTCCAATTAACCGTCCACAACTAGTACGACTGTTTTCGACGGTATTACGCAAAGAACAAACTGATTTTTACTTAGTAACGCCGGTTGAAAAGTTAAAAATTACCGTAGAGGACGCACCATTTGTTGTGGTAGCAGTTGCTATCAGGGACGAAAATCATCAGCAACAACTGGTATTTACCACTAATGTTGGTGATAAAGTCGTGTTAGATACAGACCACCCGTTACAAGTCCGTTCCGTGGCTGAGCAGCCCAAACCTTATATTTTGGTAAGAGATCAGTTAGAAGCACTCATTAACCGCAATGTATTTTATGAACTAGTGGATAAAGCTGAAGAAAAAGAAATTGCAGGAGACTACCACTTAGGTCTATGGAGTAACGGCCAATTTTTTAGTTTAGGCTTAGCCTCTGAGGGGTAA
- a CDS encoding ABC transporter ATP-binding protein gives MESAYTEAVDHQLEELPLLDVRELAIEFQLPGGVFTAVKNVSFCLRHGSTVALVGESGSGKSVTAQAILGILPKNARIAKGDIIFREPGILVSTTNIAKLSPDSQMMRDMRGSQISIIFQEPMVSMSNMHTIGDQVSEALFLHRRISKQQGIKLTKDMLSLVGFRNADQAFHLYPFELSGGLRQRAMIAMALICHPAILIADEPTTALDVTVQLQILKLMRRLQRELNMGILLITHDLGVVANMADEVVVMYHGHVVERGPVEAIYSDPQHPYLKALFHSIPRFGLTKEERLTPIRDIQVTTENIESNFTHWQPEEKLVGPHLEVVRLSKNFTQRKQGKWFKRKSEQELIQAVHRVSFNIGVGECLGLVGESGCGKSTLSKMVMRALSPSSGDIRYNDRGKIISLLNLTDEELRAFRTKIQLVFQDPFSALSPRMTILDVLTEPLVIHNIGDPESRRNCAKELMKLVGLDPAFLNRYPHSFSGGQRQRISIARALALAPDFLILDEPVSALDVSVQAQILNLLKDLQHELGLTYLFISHNLAVVDYIADRIVVMCRGQIVEQAPTEKLFVNPNHPYTKTLMEAVLAPDLTARRQFEKLGPALSQPEFWPAPYTLSPHIPNELVEIEEDHFVRMCPHEY, from the coding sequence TTGGAAAGTGCATACACTGAAGCAGTAGATCATCAGCTAGAAGAACTGCCGTTACTTGATGTAAGAGAGCTGGCTATTGAATTTCAGTTACCAGGTGGGGTATTTACGGCAGTTAAGAATGTCTCATTTTGCTTACGCCATGGCAGTACGGTGGCATTAGTGGGCGAGTCTGGGTCAGGCAAGTCAGTGACTGCTCAGGCGATTTTAGGGATCTTGCCAAAAAATGCACGCATTGCCAAAGGCGATATCATTTTTCGCGAGCCAGGCATTTTAGTCAGCACCACCAATATTGCCAAGCTGTCACCAGATTCACAAATGATGCGGGATATGCGGGGCAGTCAGATTTCGATTATTTTCCAGGAACCCATGGTATCCATGTCGAATATGCATACCATTGGCGATCAAGTAAGTGAAGCGTTGTTTTTGCATCGACGCATCAGTAAACAGCAGGGAATTAAACTCACTAAAGATATGTTGTCGTTAGTGGGGTTTCGTAATGCGGATCAGGCTTTTCACCTTTACCCTTTTGAGCTTTCTGGTGGCTTGCGACAGCGGGCCATGATTGCCATGGCATTAATTTGCCACCCTGCTATTTTAATTGCCGATGAGCCAACCACGGCATTAGATGTCACCGTGCAGTTGCAAATTTTAAAATTAATGCGGCGATTGCAACGGGAACTGAATATGGGGATTTTACTGATTACCCATGATTTAGGCGTGGTGGCCAATATGGCTGATGAAGTGGTGGTGATGTATCACGGTCATGTGGTTGAGCGTGGCCCCGTAGAAGCTATTTATAGTGACCCTCAGCATCCTTATTTAAAAGCCTTATTTCACTCCATTCCTCGGTTTGGGTTGACCAAAGAAGAACGCTTAACTCCAATTCGGGATATTCAGGTAACAACCGAAAATATTGAGAGTAATTTTACCCATTGGCAACCAGAAGAAAAACTAGTTGGACCTCACTTAGAGGTAGTCAGGCTCAGTAAAAACTTTACTCAACGTAAACAGGGTAAGTGGTTTAAGCGCAAATCAGAGCAAGAGTTGATTCAAGCTGTACATAGAGTGTCGTTTAATATTGGGGTAGGGGAATGCCTAGGTTTGGTGGGTGAAAGTGGCTGCGGTAAAAGTACTCTCAGTAAAATGGTTATGCGGGCATTATCACCTAGCTCTGGGGATATTCGCTATAATGACCGTGGTAAAATTATCTCGTTACTTAATTTAACTGATGAAGAATTACGGGCATTTCGCACCAAAATCCAACTGGTATTTCAAGACCCTTTCAGTGCGCTTAGCCCGCGCATGACTATTTTGGATGTACTAACTGAACCGTTAGTGATTCATAATATTGGTGATCCGGAATCTCGACGTAATTGTGCCAAAGAACTAATGAAACTGGTTGGGTTAGACCCAGCGTTTTTAAATCGTTATCCCCATAGTTTTTCTGGAGGGCAGCGGCAGCGGATCAGTATTGCCAGAGCATTGGCATTGGCCCCTGACTTTTTAATTTTAGATGAGCCAGTTTCGGCGTTGGATGTATCAGTTCAGGCACAAATTTTAAATTTATTAAAAGATTTACAACATGAATTGGGGCTAACCTATTTATTTATCAGCCATAATCTAGCAGTGGTGGATTATATTGCTGACCGTATTGTGGTGATGTGCCGAGGTCAGATTGTCGAGCAGGCGCCCACTGAAAAACTATTTGTCAATCCTAATCACCCCTATACCAAAACCTTGATGGAAGCGGTATTAGCACCCGATTTAACGGCTCGGCGGCAATTTGAAAAATTAGGGCCGGCACTCTCACAACCGGAATTCTGGCCAGCCCCTTACACCTTATCACCTCATATTCCTAATGAGCTGGTTGAGATAGAAGAAGACCATTTTGTCAGGATGTGTCCCCATGAGTATTAA
- a CDS encoding TetR/AcrR family transcriptional regulator produces MADITRKQREFKRRENEILETALTLFLEKGEDNVTVEMIAEAVGIGKGTVYSHFRSKAEIFLRLMLTYEEELASLIQSDEVAADRGALPRAYFEYRMKHPEKYYLFDRLEQKLTRRNPHPELFRELHRIRASNIARLTELIKARIDDDLLENVPPYFHYCAAWALVHGAVAVYHSAFWQDVIEDKDGFFQFMMDIGMRMGRRGHAKPGRQEEEKEASVLVHATREEQGSITDNNELEVADEALIAG; encoded by the coding sequence ATGGCGGATATAACAAGAAAACAGCGCGAATTTAAACGTCGCGAAAACGAAATCCTAGAAACTGCATTAACTTTATTTTTAGAAAAGGGGGAAGACAATGTCACAGTCGAGATGATTGCTGAAGCAGTCGGTATTGGTAAAGGAACAGTGTACAGTCACTTTCGCTCTAAAGCAGAAATATTTTTACGACTGATGCTGACCTATGAAGAAGAACTAGCCAGCCTTATTCAGTCCGATGAAGTTGCAGCGGATCGTGGAGCATTACCACGCGCTTATTTCGAATATCGGATGAAGCATCCTGAAAAATACTATTTATTTGATCGCCTTGAGCAAAAGCTCACTCGTCGTAATCCTCACCCTGAGCTATTTCGTGAGTTACATCGAATTCGGGCCTCAAATATTGCGCGTTTGACTGAATTAATCAAAGCGCGAATTGACGACGATTTACTGGAAAACGTTCCACCTTATTTTCACTACTGCGCTGCCTGGGCATTGGTTCATGGCGCAGTTGCTGTATATCACTCAGCGTTTTGGCAAGATGTGATAGAAGATAAAGATGGGTTTTTCCAGTTTATGATGGATATTGGGATGCGCATGGGTAGACGCGGGCATGCTAAGCCTGGTCGCCAGGAAGAAGAAAAGGAAGCTAGTGTATTGGTGCATGCAACCAGGGAGGAGCAGGGGAGTATCACCGATAATAATGAACTTGAAGTGGCTGACGAAGCATTAATAGCAGGCTAA
- a CDS encoding aminotransferase class V-fold PLP-dependent enzyme: protein MSQWQTEFPINSAIYYLNHAAVAPWPARTAQAITAFAQENIQQGACQYPNWVATEQQLKSRLASLINVAQWHDIALLKNTSEALSVVAYGLDWQPGDNVVISDQEFPSNRIVWESLANQGVTVKPVDVSGSQPEQAIIEACDQRTRLLSISSVQYATGLQLDLKQLGDFCQQKDILYCVDAIQSIGAMQFDATSIKADFVMADGHKWMLGPEGLALFYSTPKARDKLTIKQFGWHMVEAQGNYDTTEWEIAHSARRFECGSPNMLGIYALNASISLLLEVGMEQVEQQVLDNTRFLQQQLAQMSGVQVISATDPGRFGGIVTFSVNNRDMPELHRHLMDKGVICAYRGGGIRLSPHFYTSKQVLAGGLQIIQEAIR from the coding sequence ATGAGTCAGTGGCAAACTGAGTTTCCTATTAACTCTGCCATTTATTACCTTAACCATGCTGCCGTGGCCCCCTGGCCTGCGCGAACCGCACAAGCCATAACAGCGTTTGCTCAGGAAAATATTCAGCAAGGGGCCTGCCAATACCCCAACTGGGTAGCAACCGAACAACAGCTGAAAAGCCGCTTGGCTTCGTTGATTAATGTGGCCCAGTGGCATGATATCGCCTTGCTAAAAAATACGTCTGAAGCTCTATCGGTAGTAGCATATGGCTTAGATTGGCAGCCAGGCGATAATGTGGTGATCTCCGACCAAGAGTTTCCCTCTAACCGAATAGTTTGGGAATCTCTGGCTAACCAAGGTGTAACGGTTAAGCCAGTAGATGTATCCGGCAGTCAACCAGAACAAGCCATTATTGAAGCCTGCGACCAACGAACCCGTTTGCTTTCTATTAGCTCGGTACAGTATGCCACTGGGTTGCAATTAGACTTGAAACAGCTGGGGGATTTTTGCCAACAGAAGGATATTTTATATTGCGTGGATGCCATTCAGAGCATTGGAGCCATGCAGTTTGATGCCACATCCATTAAAGCGGATTTTGTGATGGCCGATGGCCATAAGTGGATGCTTGGACCAGAAGGGCTAGCACTATTTTACAGCACACCAAAAGCTAGAGATAAGCTAACAATTAAACAGTTTGGCTGGCATATGGTTGAAGCACAGGGCAATTATGATACAACCGAATGGGAAATTGCTCATTCAGCTCGCCGTTTTGAGTGTGGTAGTCCTAATATGCTAGGTATCTACGCACTCAATGCCAGTATCAGCTTATTGCTTGAAGTTGGTATGGAGCAAGTTGAACAACAAGTGCTCGACAACACCCGCTTTTTACAGCAGCAACTGGCTCAGATGTCTGGAGTTCAAGTTATCAGCGCTACTGATCCTGGTCGGTTTGGTGGTATTGTTACTTTTAGCGTTAACAACAGGGATATGCCTGAGCTTCACCGACATCTAATGGATAAAGGTGTAATTTGTGCTTACCGAGGTGGTGGTATTCGATTATCCCCCCACTTTTATACCAGTAAGCAAGTATTAGCGGGTGGGCTACAGATCATTCAGGAAGCAATCCGTTAA
- a CDS encoding DUF4823 domain-containing protein yields MPQLFICALRIGRQLRHYWLLAGVLLTTGLSGCMPSDIGKELHRYAVDLRLVDNSQIGYHNNWVIPRDSRILVVSGPGLKIDEVNYQAALTKEVYQVFTARFPYTQRYPKSQPSLLTALNTARNHRHQFVLYTQLLFFDDKVSNWIEWEYSEDIRRVGPDRISARLTLVETSSEYIVDSILLQSNSGWLTFYNDKPDELFRGPIEDYADRLTPQ; encoded by the coding sequence ATGCCTCAATTATTTATCTGTGCTTTAAGAATTGGCAGGCAGCTAAGGCACTACTGGCTACTTGCGGGTGTACTGCTAACTACTGGTTTAAGCGGTTGTATGCCCAGTGATATCGGCAAAGAATTGCATCGCTATGCTGTTGATTTACGGCTGGTGGATAACAGCCAGATTGGTTATCACAATAACTGGGTAATACCCCGTGATTCACGGATCCTTGTGGTATCCGGCCCAGGATTAAAGATTGATGAGGTGAATTATCAAGCTGCTTTAACCAAAGAGGTCTATCAAGTCTTTACCGCTCGCTTCCCCTACACACAACGTTACCCAAAATCACAACCTTCCTTATTGACGGCACTTAATACAGCTCGTAATCATCGCCATCAGTTTGTTTTATATACTCAGCTATTATTTTTTGACGATAAGGTGAGCAACTGGATTGAGTGGGAGTATTCTGAAGATATTCGACGGGTGGGGCCAGACCGCATTTCGGCAAGGCTAACATTGGTCGAAACGAGTTCGGAATATATTGTTGACTCCATTTTGCTGCAAAGTAACAGTGGTTGGCTAACCTTTTATAATGACAAGCCTGATGAGCTGTTTCGAGGGCCAATAGAAGACTATGCTGATCGTTTAACTCCTCAATAG